From the Candidatus Aminicenantes bacterium genome, one window contains:
- a CDS encoding molybdenum cofactor guanylyltransferase, whose protein sequence is MKAEPVTAIILAGGKSRRMNMEKPLLPLNGRTLIEAVIAQVRPCFDAILISAGDGKKFAPLGLPVIEDEAPGQGPLMAILTALRASPYEMNFVMACDIPVIHLPFLKKIVALAPRHEIVVPRYRDGKFEPLFAAYRRAIIPMIEKQIGAGDFRISSLFKTCRTKFVAMDGQKWFRNLNTLAEYHDYLKKQKKYDS, encoded by the coding sequence ATGAAAGCGGAGCCGGTGACGGCGATCATCCTGGCCGGAGGCAAAAGCCGGCGCATGAACATGGAAAAACCCCTTCTCCCGCTCAACGGCCGCACGCTGATCGAAGCGGTCATCGCCCAGGTGCGTCCCTGCTTCGACGCCATTTTAATCAGCGCCGGCGACGGGAAGAAATTCGCCCCGCTGGGCCTGCCGGTCATCGAGGACGAGGCGCCCGGCCAGGGGCCGCTCATGGCCATCCTGACAGCGCTGCGCGCCTCGCCCTACGAAATGAACTTCGTCATGGCCTGCGATATCCCGGTCATCCATCTCCCGTTCCTGAAAAAGATCGTCGCACTGGCGCCGCGCCACGAGATCGTGGTGCCCCGCTACCGCGACGGCAAGTTCGAACCGCTTTTTGCCGCCTACCGCCGCGCCATCATCCCCATGATCGAGAAGCAGATCGGTGCGGGCGACTTCAGGATCTCCTCCCTGTTCAAGACCTGCCGCACGAAATTCGTGGCCATGGATGGGCAGAAATGGTTCCGCAACCTGAACACCCTCGCGGAGTACCATGACTATCTCAAAAAACAGAAAAAATACGACAGCTGA
- a CDS encoding ferritin family protein: MEAQNLESLIKKAIANEEEARSFYLGLFDLVSDPIAKETLKFLAGEELAHKEFLLAYLKGEKKFSALPMDKPIDYHVAQYAAKPDPKADMNSSEVYLVAAHRELNSYKFYKGLAAAQPAGEVKDMLLSMANQELKHKEKVEYLYSNTAFPQTAGG, translated from the coding sequence ATGGAAGCGCAAAACCTCGAGAGCCTGATTAAGAAAGCGATCGCCAACGAGGAGGAGGCCCGCAGCTTCTACCTCGGCCTTTTCGACCTGGTGTCGGATCCCATTGCCAAGGAGACGCTGAAATTCCTGGCCGGCGAGGAGCTGGCCCACAAGGAATTCCTCCTAGCCTACCTGAAAGGCGAGAAAAAATTTTCCGCCCTGCCCATGGACAAGCCCATCGACTACCATGTCGCCCAGTACGCCGCCAAGCCCGATCCCAAGGCCGACATGAACAGCAGCGAGGTCTATCTGGTCGCCGCCCATCGCGAATTGAACTCCTACAAGTTCTACAAGGGGCTGGCCGCGGCGCAGCCCGCCGGCGAGGTCAAGGACATGCTGCTGAGCATGGCCAACCAGGAATTGAAGCACAAGGAAAAGGTCGAATACCTGTACTCCAACACCGCCTTCCCGCAGACGGCCGGCGGCTGA
- a CDS encoding GNAT family N-acetyltransferase, with product MNPLPPGYKLIPVKTTYLEMKSKPETTPVAMPDECELGQWQKPEFEEYKKIFSAVGGEWGWSGRLIIKEKELLKMIRATTTEIFRLRCSGQTAGFVELDRSIPGQAEIVYFGLIPGFIGRGLGKFFLDWAIRKAWEGKTERVWLHTCQYDHPGALAVYHRAGFAVVEEQIETHPYPEEFIRRLSTAED from the coding sequence ATGAATCCCCTCCCACCCGGATACAAGCTGATCCCAGTGAAGACCACCTATTTGGAGATGAAGAGCAAACCGGAGACAACACCGGTCGCGATGCCGGATGAGTGCGAGCTTGGGCAATGGCAAAAGCCGGAATTTGAAGAATACAAAAAAATATTCTCGGCCGTTGGCGGAGAATGGGGATGGAGCGGGAGGTTGATCATAAAGGAAAAAGAATTGCTAAAAATGATCAGGGCAACGACGACCGAGATATTCCGCTTGCGCTGCAGCGGGCAAACGGCCGGCTTCGTCGAGCTCGACCGCAGCATTCCCGGCCAAGCCGAGATCGTCTATTTCGGCCTGATTCCCGGCTTCATCGGCCGCGGTTTGGGGAAGTTCTTTTTGGATTGGGCCATCCGCAAAGCCTGGGAAGGGAAAACGGAACGCGTCTGGCTGCACACCTGCCAGTACGACCACCCCGGCGCCCTGGCCGTTTACCACCGGGCCGGGTTCGCCGTGGTCGAGGAACAGATCGAGACACACCCCTACCCCGAGGAATTCATCCGCCGACTCTCAACCGCTGAAGATTGA
- a CDS encoding formate dehydrogenase accessory sulfurtransferase FdhD, translating to MTISKNRKNTTAEKRREIGLVALPEEMLLTITVNGRNLSRLSCSPFGQRELVMGWLFSQDIIGSRGDIASLCLQGTRALVRLRPGRSRQPEQFNPLQVTACSGGELRPELLEDFPSVCRVYEFTLAHAVVLMEQLPAHTRMFRKHGGIHCSMLADMNTKRLLVSREDIGRSNSVDKVVGWGLSRRINFSATALLTTGRISAEMALKCLHAGIPALISQTTLTTKALEIVRRSGLTLVGHVLKPRPILLNF from the coding sequence ATGACTATCTCAAAAAACAGAAAAAATACGACAGCTGAGAAACGCAGAGAAATCGGGCTGGTGGCTCTTCCCGAGGAAATGCTGCTGACCATCACAGTCAACGGCCGCAACCTGAGCCGGTTGAGCTGCTCGCCGTTCGGGCAGCGGGAGCTGGTCATGGGCTGGCTGTTCAGCCAGGACATCATCGGCTCCCGCGGCGACATCGCCTCGCTGTGCCTCCAGGGCACCCGGGCGCTCGTTCGCCTGCGCCCCGGAAGATCCCGGCAACCGGAGCAGTTCAATCCGCTCCAGGTGACCGCCTGCTCGGGAGGCGAATTGCGGCCGGAGCTGCTTGAGGACTTCCCGTCGGTTTGCCGCGTCTACGAGTTCACCCTGGCCCATGCCGTGGTGCTGATGGAGCAGCTGCCGGCGCATACGCGGATGTTCCGCAAGCACGGCGGCATCCACTGCTCCATGCTGGCCGATATGAACACGAAGCGCCTGCTGGTCAGCCGCGAGGACATCGGCCGCAGCAACAGCGTCGACAAGGTGGTCGGCTGGGGGCTGTCGCGGCGAATCAATTTCAGCGCCACGGCGCTGCTGACCACCGGCCGCATCTCGGCCGAGATGGCGCTCAAGTGCCTGCATGCCGGCATTCCCGCCCTCATCTCCCAGACCACCCTGACCACGAAGGCGCTGGAGATCGTGCGCCGCAGCGGCCTGACCCTGGTCGGCCACGTGCTCAAGCCGCGGCCGATCCTGCTCAACTTTTAG